Proteins found in one Sporosarcina sp. FSL K6-3457 genomic segment:
- a CDS encoding cob(I)yrinic acid a,c-diamide adenosyltransferase yields MKIYTRTGDKGQTSLIGGRVDKDSLRVEAYGTMDELNSFVGKAMTELDGTIFADMLADLEAIQNELFDGGGDLANVMKERHYKLSDEPIEVLEQRIDKLMEEAPELERFILPGGSPAAATLHIARTIARRAERQTVSLMKAEEDVSPAVQRYLNRLSDYLFVAARIANARVNVPDNEYVRSAKVFRTDKKKES; encoded by the coding sequence ATGAAAATTTACACACGCACAGGAGACAAAGGGCAAACGAGTTTAATAGGTGGACGTGTTGACAAGGACAGTTTGCGAGTGGAAGCCTATGGCACGATGGATGAATTGAATTCATTTGTCGGGAAGGCGATGACAGAGTTGGATGGGACTATTTTTGCAGATATGCTGGCAGATTTGGAAGCTATCCAAAATGAATTATTTGACGGCGGCGGTGACCTCGCAAACGTTATGAAGGAGCGCCACTATAAATTATCCGATGAGCCAATTGAAGTGTTAGAACAGCGCATCGACAAGCTAATGGAGGAAGCGCCGGAGCTTGAGCGCTTCATATTACCGGGTGGGTCACCAGCGGCGGCAACCCTTCATATCGCACGGACAATCGCGAGACGCGCGGAGCGTCAGACCGTATCTCTCATGAAGGCAGAAGAAGACGTTTCACCAGCTGTTCAACGCTATTTGAATCGACTCTCCGACTATCTATTTGTCGCGGCGCGTATTGCCAATGCAAGGGTGAATGTACCCGATAATGAATATGTCCGCAGTGCAAAAGTATTCAGGACGGATAAGAAAAAGGAGTCATAA
- a CDS encoding bifunctional adenosylcobinamide kinase/adenosylcobinamide-phosphate guanylyltransferase: protein MHVIIGGAHNGKREYVRTMLAGREVEWREVGHLYNSDATQTIVISGIEKWLAETDLSEADATDYVLTTVADRDVIVVLTDIGRGIVPIEAQQRKLRDACGRLYQRLMAEADEVTRIWYGLAQTLKKRGEES from the coding sequence ATGCACGTCATTATCGGCGGTGCTCATAACGGCAAGCGGGAGTATGTGAGGACGATGTTGGCGGGTAGGGAAGTCGAGTGGCGGGAAGTAGGTCACTTGTACAACTCAGACGCTACTCAGACAATAGTTATCTCGGGCATTGAAAAGTGGCTTGCAGAGACGGATTTGTCGGAAGCAGATGCGACTGACTACGTATTGACCACGGTTGCCGATCGTGATGTAATTGTCGTTTTAACCGATATCGGTCGAGGAATTGTACCGATAGAAGCACAGCAAAGAAAGTTGCGGGATGCTTGCGGCCGGCTCTATCAGCGGTTGATGGCAGAGGCAGATGAAGTGACGCGGATTTGGTATGGCCTTGCACAAACTTTGAAGAAAAGGGGAGAGGAATCATGA
- a CDS encoding histidine phosphatase family protein — translation MDDRFVLHVIRHLPTAGNEQRKYIGWTDESIVATQAECLLPASFVVGSDLLRARQTAALYFPEATYEADSNWRECHFGDFEGKTYVDLEKDIDYCRWIDDPYNYAPRGGESLIALEQRVLSALKRVSNGSVIVTHGGPIRLLLTRFSPIVKEFWSWSIPHGTGYRLEWASEQAFEEGQRCTSLSAVLITASGSM, via the coding sequence ATGGATGACCGTTTTGTGCTTCATGTAATCCGTCATTTGCCAACTGCTGGCAATGAACAGCGCAAGTATATTGGCTGGACAGATGAGTCGATTGTAGCGACGCAGGCTGAGTGTCTGTTACCCGCATCATTCGTTGTAGGTAGCGATTTGTTACGTGCTAGGCAAACAGCCGCTCTTTATTTCCCTGAGGCGACATATGAAGCGGATTCGAATTGGCGTGAATGTCATTTTGGCGATTTTGAAGGAAAAACATATGTCGACCTTGAAAAGGATATAGACTATTGTCGGTGGATTGACGATCCGTATAACTATGCACCGCGTGGTGGAGAAAGTTTGATAGCGCTAGAACAGCGGGTGCTATCGGCTTTGAAGCGGGTTTCAAATGGTTCGGTAATTGTGACGCATGGTGGACCGATTCGGCTACTATTGACAAGGTTTTCACCAATAGTCAAAGAGTTTTGGTCATGGTCGATTCCGCATGGAACAGGTTATCGACTGGAGTGGGCCAGTGAACAAGCATTCGAGGAGGGACAGCGATGCACGTCATTATCGGCGGTGCTCATAACGGCAAGCGGGAGTATGTGA
- the cobS gene encoding adenosylcobinamide-GDP ribazoletransferase, whose protein sequence is MNGILLALQFFTAIPVKKELPLGRQEVTAMYVALPFVGAAIGLAMYTVSVLLLDVVHVGPLLAAVFVLLVGIILTGGLHLDGWADTGDAFFSYRDRAKRLEILDDPRLGAFGTMALVLLIVVKITLFNEILMRGTGHIALFIAIPFLARAALNVYFTMVPLAKDKGIAHFFKEKMAGNVIIGCSLATSAVVLVAVALIMNSLLLPIGLFAVLAVTLIVFCSWSRKHFGGVSGDLCGAFIEGTEALLWMTVLCFM, encoded by the coding sequence ATGAACGGTATATTGTTGGCGCTACAGTTTTTTACAGCTATCCCAGTGAAGAAGGAGCTGCCTCTTGGTCGTCAAGAAGTGACGGCGATGTATGTGGCGTTGCCGTTTGTTGGAGCAGCAATTGGGCTGGCGATGTATACAGTATCCGTTCTTCTGTTGGATGTTGTACATGTTGGTCCGCTTCTTGCTGCGGTGTTTGTGCTGTTGGTGGGAATCATTTTGACTGGCGGATTACATCTAGATGGCTGGGCAGATACAGGCGATGCGTTCTTTTCTTATCGAGATCGCGCCAAACGATTGGAAATATTGGATGATCCGCGCCTTGGTGCATTTGGTACGATGGCATTGGTTTTACTCATTGTTGTCAAAATCACTTTGTTCAATGAAATCCTAATGCGTGGGACGGGACATATAGCGTTATTTATCGCCATTCCTTTTTTAGCGAGAGCTGCCTTGAATGTTTATTTCACAATGGTTCCTCTTGCGAAGGATAAAGGAATTGCTCATTTTTTTAAAGAGAAGATGGCTGGCAATGTGATTATTGGTTGTTCATTGGCTACTAGTGCGGTGGTGTTGGTAGCTGTTGCTTTGATTATGAATAGTTTGCTCCTGCCAATTGGGTTGTTTGCTGTACTAGCAGTTACCCTTATCGTGTTTTGTAGCTGGTCACGCAAGCATTTTGGTGGTGTTAGCGGTGATTTATGTGGGGCTTTTATCGAAGGAACGGAGGCGTTGTTATGGATGACCGTTTTGTGCTTCATGTAA
- a CDS encoding cobyric acid synthase, with translation MNGLMVLGTASDSGKTMICTALCRILSDEGVRVTPFKSQNMSRFSATTDNGEEMSRAQFIQALAARTVPSIYMNPILLKPVAGMKSEVLFFGEKFGPIAGMTYRDQFFNRGIEAIQTSLNKLADNYDTVIIEGAGSPAEVNLNDREIVNMRVAEIADVPAVLVADIDRGGAIASIVGTLQLLPEAHRARVKAIVINKFHGDVSLFQEGIEFIETYTGIPVAGVIPYMVNHGIEEEDADRPVMSAPRGVDIYDEWAAHVKANLNWPLLKDILSEPRE, from the coding sequence ATGAATGGATTGATGGTGTTAGGGACTGCATCAGATTCTGGAAAAACGATGATTTGTACAGCGCTATGCCGTATTTTATCGGACGAAGGTGTACGAGTGACGCCATTTAAATCGCAAAATATGTCTAGATTTTCTGCGACAACAGATAACGGTGAAGAAATGAGCCGTGCGCAATTTATCCAAGCATTGGCGGCTAGAACGGTGCCATCCATTTATATGAATCCGATTTTGCTGAAACCAGTGGCAGGCATGAAATCAGAAGTGCTTTTTTTCGGAGAAAAATTTGGCCCAATAGCCGGAATGACGTACCGGGATCAGTTTTTCAATCGGGGAATTGAAGCGATTCAGACGTCACTTAACAAACTGGCGGATAACTATGACACGGTCATTATTGAAGGAGCTGGAAGCCCGGCAGAAGTCAATCTCAATGACCGAGAAATCGTCAATATGCGCGTGGCTGAAATCGCGGATGTGCCTGCTGTGTTAGTGGCTGATATTGACCGTGGAGGTGCCATTGCGTCGATTGTCGGCACATTGCAATTGCTTCCAGAAGCGCACCGTGCGCGTGTGAAAGCCATAGTTATCAATAAATTTCATGGGGACGTCTCGTTATTCCAAGAAGGTATTGAATTTATTGAAACGTATACGGGCATCCCTGTGGCTGGTGTGATTCCATACATGGTTAATCATGGCATTGAAGAGGAAGACGCGGATCGACCGGTTATGTCTGCACCGCGTGGCGTTGATATCTACGACGAGTGGGCGGCGCATGTGAAGGCAAATCTTAATTGGCCGTTATTGAAAGATATTCTATCGGAACCGAGGGAATAA
- a CDS encoding bifunctional adenosylcobinamide kinase/adenosylcobinamide-phosphate guanylyltransferase: MVRGKLTFISGGVRSGKSAYAERQLVEEAQLHDGRLVYIASGLATDSEMQARIERHRQDRSDQNWTTLEQSAKLEEVLPAIQQGDYVLWDCLTTWLANELYEGWETGIPCLGQAGCMEQKVQTLYATIDTLLMTAKHLTIVSNEVLDELPSTYEETNCYRQWIGRIHQQLVATADTAIEMDYGLATYWKNG; encoded by the coding sequence ATGGTTCGCGGAAAACTAACGTTTATAAGCGGTGGAGTTCGCAGTGGGAAAAGTGCCTATGCGGAACGACAGCTTGTGGAAGAAGCACAGCTTCATGACGGGCGACTGGTTTATATTGCTTCAGGATTAGCAACGGATTCAGAAATGCAGGCACGAATTGAGCGTCATCGACAAGACCGTTCAGATCAAAACTGGACAACACTAGAGCAGTCGGCAAAGCTAGAAGAAGTATTGCCCGCCATTCAACAAGGTGACTATGTCTTATGGGATTGTTTAACAACCTGGCTGGCAAATGAATTATATGAAGGTTGGGAAACGGGGATACCGTGCCTGGGGCAAGCGGGCTGTATGGAACAAAAAGTACAGACATTGTACGCAACAATCGATACGCTGCTGATGACAGCTAAACACCTGACAATCGTGTCGAATGAAGTGCTGGATGAGCTGCCGTCAACGTATGAAGAAACGAATTGTTATCGGCAATGGATTGGGCGGATTCACCAGCAACTTGTAGCGACGGCTGATACGGCAATTGAAATGGATTATGGGCTAGCGACGTATTGGAAAAATGGGTGA
- the cobD gene encoding threonine-phosphate decarboxylase CobD, protein MQLPEHGANPHHVYARLGIDLPACVLDFSENVNPAGPPQVVREMWSDLLAEIGAYPDPAGEPFLSAVADFHDVSKSSVFVGNGAAELLALVAERYRGKRAIVVHPTFSEYEATLTAKNVEVVRVVAVEADGFKLPLSEIKQAMASAAVLYLCTPNNPTGIMPERKDLQDIIRYGAEVGCDIVLDEAFIDFVDEKLSFIPAIKENPHVIVVRSMTKMYAIPGIRLGYVVANPSVIVGIKKLAPHWNVNGMAARIGAACLPGESFRQQAIQHSQQQREQLTAFLMANGCTVTDSVTNFLSFKTGRAANTLYQDLLARGIVLRHSENFHGMDGRWFRIGMKNEAEMAVLTEELSRWFAEN, encoded by the coding sequence ATGCAATTGCCTGAACACGGTGCCAATCCGCACCATGTCTATGCACGACTAGGCATTGACTTGCCGGCATGTGTATTGGATTTTAGTGAGAACGTTAATCCGGCAGGTCCACCACAAGTTGTTCGGGAGATGTGGTCGGATTTATTGGCGGAAATTGGGGCGTATCCAGATCCAGCAGGCGAACCATTTTTGTCTGCAGTAGCCGATTTTCACGACGTTTCTAAGTCATCGGTATTTGTAGGAAATGGGGCTGCAGAATTGCTGGCACTTGTCGCCGAACGCTACCGAGGTAAGCGTGCGATTGTTGTCCATCCGACGTTTTCAGAGTATGAAGCGACGTTGACAGCCAAAAACGTTGAGGTTGTTCGCGTTGTGGCAGTTGAAGCAGATGGATTCAAGTTACCTTTGAGTGAAATCAAACAAGCTATGGCGTCAGCTGCGGTTCTCTATTTATGTACACCTAACAATCCGACGGGCATAATGCCTGAACGCAAAGATTTGCAGGACATTATCCGTTACGGCGCCGAAGTGGGTTGTGACATTGTGTTGGATGAAGCCTTCATTGATTTTGTCGATGAAAAGCTGTCATTCATCCCGGCAATAAAAGAAAATCCACATGTCATCGTCGTGCGCTCCATGACAAAAATGTATGCCATTCCGGGTATCCGCCTTGGCTATGTCGTAGCTAATCCATCTGTAATTGTCGGTATAAAAAAATTGGCACCGCATTGGAATGTTAATGGCATGGCGGCGCGAATTGGGGCGGCTTGTTTACCGGGGGAATCGTTCCGACAACAGGCGATTCAGCATAGTCAGCAGCAACGTGAACAGTTAACCGCATTTCTTATGGCCAATGGCTGTACGGTGACGGATTCTGTGACGAATTTTCTGTCGTTTAAAACAGGACGAGCTGCCAACACGCTCTATCAAGATTTATTGGCACGGGGTATTGTGCTCCGGCACTCCGAAAACTTTCACGGTATGGACGGTCGTTGGTTCAGAATCGGTATGAAGAATGAGGCGGAAATGGCTGTGTTGACAGAGGAGTTGAGTCGATGGTTCGCGGAAAACTAA
- the cbiB gene encoding adenosylcobinamide-phosphate synthase CbiB has translation MPAHFIAIAIGFLLDRIIGDPPTWPHPIRWIGNLISKLTSLLNKGRFRTGKGALTLFIMVGSVFIMVFIIVAFAYQMNLFAGIIVEAILIAIGLAQKSLRDAALSVYDPLVAKDLPEARTKLSWIVGRDTEKLQESDIARGAIETVSENTADGITSPLFWAFLLGAPGLWLYKTVNTLDSMIGYKDERYEKFGKFSARADDVLNFIPARMTGFLIIFYSPNEGRLGLMKRFTGWNRDARRHPSPNSGFLEAATAWQLGVKLGGKSTYRGVVSERPEIGPGTVPLTAAHIKLTIRQMHIVAFTFWLILTVIGVFFYAIA, from the coding sequence ATTCCAGCACATTTTATCGCCATTGCAATCGGTTTTTTACTCGACCGTATCATTGGAGATCCGCCAACCTGGCCACATCCGATTCGCTGGATTGGCAATTTGATTTCCAAGTTGACCTCCCTTTTGAATAAAGGACGTTTCCGCACAGGGAAAGGGGCGCTTACGCTTTTCATTATGGTCGGTAGCGTTTTTATAATGGTCTTCATCATTGTCGCGTTCGCTTATCAAATGAATCTATTTGCGGGTATCATTGTCGAAGCTATTCTTATCGCAATTGGACTGGCACAAAAAAGTTTACGCGATGCAGCACTAAGTGTGTACGATCCGCTTGTTGCGAAAGATTTACCAGAGGCGCGTACGAAGCTATCGTGGATTGTCGGTCGTGATACAGAAAAGTTACAGGAAAGTGATATTGCGCGTGGAGCCATTGAAACAGTATCCGAAAATACGGCGGATGGCATCACGTCACCGTTGTTTTGGGCATTTTTACTTGGTGCGCCAGGCTTGTGGCTCTATAAAACGGTCAATACACTTGATTCCATGATCGGCTACAAGGATGAGCGCTATGAAAAGTTCGGCAAGTTTTCTGCACGCGCGGATGATGTATTGAATTTCATCCCCGCACGAATGACGGGCTTTCTCATTATTTTCTATTCACCGAATGAAGGTCGGTTGGGTTTGATGAAACGCTTTACGGGTTGGAACCGAGATGCTAGGCGCCATCCAAGTCCGAATAGTGGCTTTTTAGAAGCGGCAACGGCTTGGCAATTAGGCGTTAAATTGGGTGGTAAAAGTACATATCGTGGTGTGGTATCTGAACGACCAGAAATCGGTCCAGGTACTGTTCCGCTTACAGCAGCACATATTAAATTGACCATTCGGCAAATGCATATCGTTGCCTTTACTTTTTGGCTTATCCTCACAGTGATTGGAGTGTTTTTCTATGCAATTGCCTGA
- a CDS encoding adenosylcobinamide amidohydrolase: MFQVDDLTGGYGKKPGVQEQAIENISQAQVKTQVHPEIPKPQITVPPVKKGETLSFTVTLDDFTVSSDYVALLTAGPLKTMSSAVHNAGTGWYRAFVNRHVDANYNSDDAKAEMAAYLEQQGFHGADTVGMMTAVTTEHVEVECYQGDFGTVLIAVTAGVGNAVDVSQALTRDREPRIGTINTWIIVNGTLPDEAFIQAMITATEAKTKALQVEAIQDPLTGTIATGTSTDSLLVAATQQGEFLPYAGPITPLGKLIGHGVYDCTIRAIHAYKQAKGWTT, translated from the coding sequence ATGTTTCAAGTGGACGATTTAACGGGCGGGTATGGCAAGAAGCCTGGCGTGCAAGAGCAGGCTATTGAAAATATTTCTCAAGCACAGGTCAAAACACAAGTGCATCCTGAAATACCGAAGCCACAAATTACAGTTCCTCCTGTTAAAAAAGGGGAAACGCTATCGTTTACGGTGACCCTTGATGACTTTACGGTATCATCAGACTATGTTGCCCTGCTCACAGCGGGTCCGCTGAAAACGATGTCGTCTGCTGTACATAATGCGGGAACGGGATGGTATCGTGCATTTGTCAACCGCCACGTCGATGCCAACTACAATAGTGATGATGCCAAAGCTGAAATGGCAGCCTATCTAGAGCAACAAGGTTTTCATGGCGCAGATACGGTTGGCATGATGACGGCAGTGACAACGGAACATGTAGAGGTAGAGTGTTATCAGGGGGATTTTGGTACGGTGTTAATTGCGGTAACGGCAGGCGTTGGCAATGCGGTCGATGTGTCCCAGGCGCTGACTCGTGATCGTGAACCACGCATTGGTACCATTAATACATGGATTATCGTCAACGGTACATTACCGGATGAAGCATTTATTCAAGCGATGATTACAGCAACTGAAGCGAAAACAAAAGCGCTGCAAGTGGAAGCTATACAAGATCCACTAACGGGTACCATCGCAACGGGGACATCAACGGACAGCCTACTCGTTGCGGCAACACAACAAGGCGAATTTCTGCCTTATGCAGGACCCATTACGCCGCTCGGTAAACTGATTGGACATGGCGTCTATGATTGCACAATTCGCGCCATTCATGCCTATAAGCAAGCGAAAGGGTGGACAACGTGA
- the argS gene encoding arginine--tRNA ligase: MNAVEQIQQEVKSALRAAVIAAELVEETAIPEIMLETPKSKDNGDYATNIAMQLTKLAKKPPRAIAEAILEHLDTSGTSIESIDIAGPGFMNIKLATDYLGDIVKTVLEQGENYGRSTAGANEKIQVEFVSANPTGDLHLGHARGASLGDSLCNVLDFAGYDVAREYYINDAGNQINNLAYSIEARYFQALGLDKEMPEDGYQGKDIIGIGEELAKEFGDKFVNVSEQERYDYFRKYGLDFELAKLKKDLADFRVSFDVWFSETSLYENGKIDVALDKLRANGHVFEEDGATWFRSTTFGDDKDRVLIKNDGTYTYLLPDIAYHEDKLFRGFDKLINIWGADHHGYIPRMKAAIEALGYGRDTLEVSVAQMVQLYKDGEKFKMSKRTGKAVTLRELVEDVGLDAVRYFFAMRSGDSQMDFDLDLAISQSNENPVYYAQYAHARISSILRQAEETGLAASADNVSLLQAEKELELLKKIGDFPKVISDAARLRIPHRIATYIQELAATFHSFYNAEKVLDPTNRDLSEARLALITATRTTIANALKLIGVSAPEKM, from the coding sequence ATGAATGCAGTAGAACAGATTCAACAAGAAGTAAAATCAGCCTTGCGCGCGGCGGTTATTGCAGCAGAGCTTGTAGAAGAGACGGCAATTCCAGAAATTATGCTGGAAACACCAAAAAGTAAAGACAATGGAGATTACGCAACGAATATTGCCATGCAACTGACAAAGTTGGCAAAAAAGCCACCACGTGCCATTGCGGAAGCTATTCTTGAGCACTTAGATACATCTGGGACATCTATCGAATCCATTGACATTGCAGGCCCTGGATTCATGAATATTAAATTGGCAACAGATTATCTAGGTGACATCGTCAAGACAGTTCTTGAGCAAGGTGAAAACTATGGCCGTTCAACTGCTGGTGCCAACGAAAAAATACAAGTCGAATTCGTGTCAGCTAACCCAACTGGCGATCTTCACTTAGGCCATGCACGGGGCGCATCACTTGGCGATTCTCTCTGTAATGTCCTTGATTTTGCAGGCTATGATGTCGCGCGCGAATACTATATTAACGATGCCGGTAATCAAATCAATAACCTTGCTTATTCAATCGAAGCACGTTATTTCCAAGCACTTGGTTTAGACAAAGAAATGCCGGAAGATGGTTATCAAGGAAAAGATATTATTGGTATCGGAGAAGAACTTGCGAAAGAATTTGGCGATAAATTCGTTAATGTTTCAGAACAAGAGCGCTATGACTACTTCCGTAAATACGGACTTGATTTTGAATTAGCGAAATTAAAGAAAGACCTTGCTGATTTCCGCGTATCATTCGATGTATGGTTCTCAGAAACATCATTATATGAAAACGGTAAAATCGATGTAGCACTCGACAAATTACGTGCAAACGGTCATGTATTTGAAGAAGATGGTGCAACATGGTTCCGTTCAACAACATTCGGGGACGATAAAGATCGCGTGCTTATTAAAAATGATGGTACATACACGTATTTACTACCAGACATTGCCTATCATGAAGATAAATTATTCCGCGGCTTTGACAAGCTCATTAACATTTGGGGTGCTGACCACCATGGCTATATTCCACGTATGAAGGCGGCGATTGAAGCACTTGGCTATGGTCGTGATACGTTGGAAGTAAGCGTGGCACAAATGGTTCAGTTGTATAAAGACGGTGAAAAATTCAAAATGAGTAAACGTACAGGGAAAGCTGTTACTTTACGGGAACTTGTTGAAGACGTCGGTTTGGATGCAGTTCGTTACTTCTTCGCTATGCGTTCAGGCGATTCACAAATGGACTTCGACCTTGACCTTGCGATTTCACAGTCTAATGAAAACCCAGTGTATTACGCTCAATATGCGCATGCACGGATCTCCTCCATTTTACGACAGGCTGAAGAGACAGGGCTTGCGGCATCTGCGGATAACGTTTCTTTATTGCAAGCCGAAAAAGAATTGGAATTGTTGAAGAAAATTGGTGACTTCCCGAAAGTCATTAGTGATGCTGCAAGATTGCGTATACCACATCGCATCGCAACCTACATTCAAGAACTAGCAGCTACATTCCATAGCTTCTACAATGCTGAAAAAGTATTGGACCCAACAAATCGCGACTTGTCAGAAGCACGACTCGCGCTGATTACAGCAACCCGCACGACAATTGCCAATGCGTTAAAGCTGATTGGTGTTTCTGCTCCGGAAAAAATGTAA
- a CDS encoding DUF1934 domain-containing protein → METQDRVHNVDIQLHSSIRHPGQDQEIHELSLTGQLIEKKGSYYLKYTEQQNGQSVQTTVKMGAKDALILRSGAVMMRLPFILEGERQGAYGSGPASFNLLVKTTRLEFSEQTGRFHVAYELHAEGSLLGTYELTITYTEGKR, encoded by the coding sequence ATGGAAACGCAGGATAGGGTACATAACGTAGATATCCAGCTCCATTCGTCAATCCGGCATCCCGGACAAGATCAGGAGATTCATGAGTTAAGTCTAACGGGGCAGCTCATTGAGAAAAAAGGTAGCTATTATTTAAAATATACCGAGCAACAAAATGGCCAATCTGTTCAGACGACTGTCAAAATGGGGGCAAAGGATGCACTTATATTGCGCAGTGGCGCGGTGATGATGCGCTTGCCATTCATCCTAGAGGGTGAACGACAAGGAGCTTATGGTAGTGGGCCAGCGTCATTTAACTTGCTTGTCAAAACGACAAGGCTTGAATTTAGTGAACAAACAGGACGATTCCATGTTGCTTACGAGCTACATGCAGAAGGATCTTTACTTGGCACATACGAATTGACCATTACATATACGGAGGGTAAACGATGA